A single window of Lepeophtheirus salmonis chromosome 2, UVic_Lsal_1.4, whole genome shotgun sequence DNA harbors:
- the deltaCOP gene encoding coatomer subunit delta, protein MVLIAAGVSTKGGKSLLSRQFVEMNKSRIEGLLAAFPKLMGGGSKQHTFVETDSVRYVYQPLDKIYVLLITTKTSNILEDLETLRLFARVILEYCRTMEESEILDNAFNLIFAFDEIVALGYRESVNLAQIRTFVEMDSHEEKVYQAVRQTQEREAKQKSREKAKELQRQKIEIQKRGGRSSGGISFGGYGSSGGFSSSMMGSGSGDTLSTPAEPPKPTYSSSSSKKQLLPSKAMKLGGKSKDVDSFVDQLKSEGQTVSELTTQSSKIVPSVQKSQINIESVHAKLEEKINLSGSRDGGLESMEISGMLTLRITDESLARIILKLEDSTKSMNLVQLQTHPNIDKEHLKKFNQIGLKNSNKPFPLNTDVGVLKWRFQSTDESYIPLTINCWPSDNGQGGCDVNIEYELENTNLELNDVVITISMPHGAATPVVAECVGDYTYERRGVLLWQLPMIDGSNKAGSMEFSANGQPDDFFPVNVSFYSKKLFSGIEVEDVIFVQDGGSVKHSVESILTTDKYQIV, encoded by the exons ATG GTCTTGATAGCTGCGGGTGTGAGTACTAAAGGGGGCAAGTCCCTATTGTCCCGTCAATTCGTGGAGATGAATAAATCTCGAATCGAAGGTCTCTTGGCTGCTTTCCCGAAGCTCATGGGTGGAGGCTCCAAGCAACATACTTTTGTGGAGACGGATTCTGTTCGTTATGTCTATCAGCCACTTGATAAGATATATGTCTTGCTTATCACTACCAAGACATCCAATATCCTTGAAGACTTGGAAACTCTCAGGCTCTTTGCTCGCGTt attCTAGAATACTGTCGCACTATGGAAGAATCAGAAATATTGGACAATGCTTTTAATCTCATATTTGCTTTTGATGAAATTGTCGCTCTTGGTTACCGAGAGAGTGTCAATTTAGCTCAGATTCGCACCTTTGTTGAGATGGATTCTCATGAAGAAAAGGTATATCAAGCAGTTAGGCAAACACAAGAAAGAGAGGCAAAACAAAAGTCCAGAGAAAAGGCTAAGGAACTTCAAAGACAAAAGATAGAAATTCAG AAGCGTGGTGGAAGAAGCAGTGGTGGAATATCGTTTGGTGGATATGGAAGCTCTGGAGGATTCTCTTCTTCCATGATGGGAAGTGGTAGTGGGGATACACTGTCAACTCCAGCTGAGCCTCCTAAACCCACTTACAGCTCTTCAAG TTCTAAAAAACAGCTTCTACCCTCAAAGGCCATGAAGCTTGGCGGAAAATCTAAAGATGTTGATAGTTTTGTTGATCAATTGAAATCAGAAGGACAAACTGTATCTGAATTGACTACTCAATCATCGAAGATCGTTCCTTCCGTCCAAAAGTCTCAAATAAACATTGAAAG tGTTCATGCTAAACttgaagagaaaattaatttgagtGGTAGCCGGGATGGTGGTCTTGAAAGTATGGAAATCTCTGGTATGCTAACTCTTCGTATAACCGATGAATCGCTGGCCcgtattatattgaaattggAGGATAGCACTAAATCCATGAATTTAGTCCAATTACAGACTCATCCTAACATTGACAaggagcatttaaaaaaattcaatcaaattgGTCTTAAGAATTCAAATAAACCTTTTCCCCTTAATACTGATGTTGGAGTACTTAAATGGAGATTTCAAAGTACAGACGAATCTTATATACCACTTACAATCAATTGTTGGCCCTCTGACAATGGTCAAGGTGGTTGTGATGTGAACATTGAATATGAATTAGAAAATACCAATCTTGAACTTAATGATGTTGTTATTACAATTTCTATGCC acaCGGAGCCGCTACACCTGTTGTTGCTGAATGTGTCGGAGATTATACCTATGAGAGAAGGGGAGTGCTTCTTTGGCAACTTCCTATGATAGATGGGTCAAACAAAGCTGGTAGTATGGAATTTTCAGCCAATGGACAACCCGATGATTTCTTTCCTGTTAATGTTAGTTTTTATTCTAAGAAACTTTTCTCAGGAATTGAG gTGGAAGACGTCATATTTGTGCAGGATGGAGGCTCTGTTAAACATTCAGTTGAATCAATTTTAACAACtgacaaatatcaaattgtttaG